One Thermococcus sp. genomic window, TTCAAGCTGGCCGAACTTCGCCGAGACGGAGACCACGGCCATGGCGTTGATGGCGGTCTCCTCCGCTACTTCCTTTATCCCCTTTTTCTTGTCTTCAACATCCCCCTCAACCGTTAGATCCCGTTTTGTGAGCACTATGAGTATGGGCTTGTCCAGTGTCTTTAGTTCTCTGAGAACGTTTATCGATGCCCGGAACTTCCACATTATCTCCACCCAAGGCTCGCTCACGTCCAAGGTCAGAAGAACAATATCTGCCTTGGTTATCTCCTCCAGCGTCGAGTGGAACGCCTCGACTATGAAAGGGGGTAGGCCGTCTATGAACCCAACGGTGTCCGTGAGCAGAACTCGCTTTCCGCCGAGCTTGAACCTCCTTGTCGTTGTGTCCAGGGTCGTGAACATCTGCTCCTTAGCCTCTACCTGCTCTCCCGCAAGGGCGTTTAAGAGGGTGGACTTCCCCGCGTTCGTGTAGCCCGCGAGGGCGAGGAGTATGAACCCAACCTCTTCACGTCTCTTTCTCTTTACCTCCCGGTCCTTCTTGACGCGTTCCAGTTCCTTCCTTATTCTTCCCATCCTGTACCGTACGTGTTTAAGGTACTGCTGGGTCTGATACTCCCCCATCCCTTTGAAACCCGCCCTGTCACCGAGCTTCATTCTTTTTATAGCCTCCTTGACCAGCGGCACCTCATAGTGAAGGCGGGCCAGCTCCACCTGTAGCTTTGCCTCTTTTGAGTGGGCCCTTCTCTCGAATATCTCGAGAACCAGCTGCCATCTGTCCATCACATCGACCTTGAGCTCCTTCAATAGGTTGTAGGCCTGGCCAGGCGTGAGCCTGTTTGCGAACACAACCCTGTCCGGTCCGTACGTTTCAACGAGCTCCTTCAGCTCTTTAAGCTTGCCGGGTCCGATGTTGTATTTTGAGTTCTCCCTGCGGCTCTGCTCCACTATAATGAGCACCTCGTAACCCGCGCTTCTTAGAAGCTCCTCGAATTCTTCCCTCCGGACATGCTCCCTGTGGGATTTCCTGATTACTCCTATAACCTTCATCGCTTCTTTTTCGGACCCTCCGTTTATAGTCGTTTGGGCCGTACACCCTCATCCTGGGCGTCTTGCAGGGAGAATTATGGTAAGGAAATGAATGTTATACTTACTCCTCTGTGAGTTTCAGTATCGCCTCTGCGAGGTCGCCGTCTGCTTCCTTCAGGGCCTTCTTTGCGGCCTCGTAGTCAACGCCGGCCTGTTCCATCACAAGTTTTATGTCCTCCTCGGGGATGGTCACAACGGCCTTTACCTCCTCACTCCCCGGGACTATCTGGTAGCTCTTCTCCCCCTGTGCCGTTATGACAGTAACGACGGGATCCCTTAGGATTATCTCTTTCCCCTCCATCCTGATAACTACCTCAGTCACGCCTTCAAGCTCCTCCATCTTGATGCCCATCTGGCGCATGAGCTTCTTCATCTGCCGCGGGTTCATTCCCATCATCGCTACCACCTGGGGAGATTTCCACTCGGATTTTAAAAAGGTTGGCAAAGTTTAGGTGCCCCGCGAAATCCTATTCGGTGGGAGCATGTTGTATATCCCGCGGACGGTCCCCACGGGTTTTCAGATCCTGTTCGGTTTCCTGGGTATAGCCATGCTCTTCCTGACAGTCTTGTTCTTCTTTGACTGGATGGAACGCTATGCCGAGAAAAAGGAGAGAGAAATCGAGGAGGAACTGGAGGAGCTTGAAGACACGGGGGAGCTGTACTAGTCAGATTATTCCCCCTTTTCTCCATGGAACTTCGAGGTCTCTTCGTTGGCCTTCATAATCTTCGCCCTGTACTCCTCGTACTTCCTTCTTGCCTCTTCTGCCCTCCCCGTCTCGCCCAAGTAGTCGTAGGCCTCAGCAACGTGCTTCCACCACATGGGGTCTTGCTCCGCCTCTTTCAGGCAGTACTCAAGGAACTTCTGGTATGACTGCATAGCGAGCTCTTCCTTTCCAAGCTTTCTCGCTATGTTTCCAACGTCCTCATAAAAGACTCCTTCTTCCTGTGCTTCCTTCTGGTAGTATTCAAGCGCCCTTCCCCATGCCTCTCCGGCTTTCTCCTCGTTTCCAAGCTCCTCGTAGAGCTTCGCCACGTCCTCCCAGAACCACGGCTCCTCCTCGGCGTAGCGCTCAAGGGCTTTGGCGGCCCGCTCCATGT contains:
- a CDS encoding nascent polypeptide-associated complex protein, whose protein sequence is MMGMNPRQMKKLMRQMGIKMEELEGVTEVVIRMEGKEIILRDPVVTVITAQGEKSYQIVPGSEEVKAVVTIPEEDIKLVMEQAGVDYEAAKKALKEADGDLAEAILKLTEE